DNA sequence from the Pungitius pungitius chromosome 16, fPunPun2.1, whole genome shotgun sequence genome:
GACAACCACCCGGAGCTCCGTCCGCGCCGCCGTGCCCGTCACGTCGGGGGGGTTCTTCACGTCGCAGAAGAAGGTCCCGTTGTCGCTGAACTGCGCCGGGTTCAGCTCTATGGACATGTCCCTCTTGTTGATGTCCCCGACAAACTGCACGCGGTCTTTGAAGTCGGCGTGTCCGGGGAAGCCTTCGCCGTCCAAGAAGTGGAAAATCTACAGAGGGGGTGGAAAAAATAAAGGATGCTTTTATACATCGTACGTAGTCGACACACTTTATCACCGTTTGATCCAAATCCAGAAGGTTCAAAGTCATTACACTTAAATGATTGCTAACAATCTGACGTGGGTTAGGGTTAATCTATTGATCCATTGATTATCGAACCGTGCTGCTGTTAACCGTTAATCGTCTGTGTTTCCACAGCACATATTTGGCCTCGTCGCGTCTACGATCGATAAGACACCCAAAAAGAATCAGAACCATAAGAGCTGCCAGTTACACTCGCTCAGGCGTCCCAATCACAAGCGTCACCAACCTTCTGACCAACACAAACTGCTTCACGGAGATCACGCCGAGCAGCAGGAGAACAACaggcaaataaaataaacatctgcCGTGGATTTGGAAGTAAAAAATCAAACTGAGCTGCTGTAGATTCAAACTGATCAAAGGGCCTCACCGTGTTCGGCGCTTTGGAGAACTCGTTGTCCGGCTGACTGGACTGGAAGCTCCAGGTCGTAGAGGTTTTCCTGCTGACCACCTCGCTGGACTTGAAGGTGCACCGGAGGATCCCCCGGGTGCCGTTCTGAATCATCACCTCGGGATCGGCGTAGATGTCGATCGCCCGCGAAGGGCTAGTGCCTGTTGGGGAATGGAGGTGATGGAAATAAGCTTcctgcgaggaggggggggctcagttAAAGGAGGTTAACCTTCCCATTCCCTCACACAAAGGATGGAATACACTGTGATGTAAATAAGACAGGAATACAGATAGTTCCGGTCTTCTGCGTTTAGTCTGCTcagcaacaacccccccccccccacccctgtgcAGGCTGCAGAAGCTCTTCTGTCAGCTCTTCATGGGGATGGATCGACGGTGTTAAAAGGGAAGGAAGTGACGGGTCAGATGACGTTATTATTCTGAGAATCAAAGTCACTTCTCCAAACTTTTAGAACATTTAGATTTGTGTGTTGATCTGCTGCATCCAACCAgtcccccccagccccccccaggAATCACCAGATCGAGCCTCAGACGTGGAGCTAAATCCACAGCGTGCTGATCGCAAAGCATGTCAATCATTATGCAAGTCGGGCTGCTTACGAGCTGGAACAGATGGTTCTGGCGCTGCTTTGATTGACAGCCAGGAGAAcggatttagaaaaaaagaaaatcgttCTCGCTGTCCAATCAATGCAAAGTAAATGTGATAAACAAAATGCCTGAGCTGTGTCGATGCTTCTATACGATGGGGGCTTCACTAtgtgggtcgggggggggggtgcgtgatGACGCTAAGCTCGTCGAGGTGAGGAGTCCGTTGGCTCCGGCTGAACAAAGTCAAGGAGACGTTAGTTAAAGCCAACTGAGACCGTGTGTTACGCATTAAAGTCGCCGTTGAACGTGTCAGTGGGGCCGGTCACGCTGCGTGACGCCGGGGCGACACGTAGATGCCGAGCAGACCCTCGAGTGACGACACCGTCCTTCACAAATCTGACACTTTAATCTGCCTTTGATTTCCGACCGTCTTTAATCCTCGCCGGGAGCCCCATCTCCCCTTCGGCTTACGTCACACCCACCCAGCGGCGTTTATTTTCGGCCAAATACGCCCGTGAACACAGCGGCTAACCGCCCTGTTTAATGCCGTTGTCCCGCCACCAGCCTTCCGCACAGCGGAACCACCGAGAGCGGAAACCGCCGCCGACTCGCTTCATTCTGGGTTTAAATGTCGCCTAAAGGGTGAACCGCGGCGTTATAACGCGGTGCGTACGAGGGCGGGTTGAGCCCACACGTCCACGACACCGATTCGGTGCCGTTAAGCGTCGTCTCCGGCTAGCGGGCGAGGCGTGAAACAAAGGTAACATTAATTAGCACGATCGCGAATAAGAGGTTAGGGGTGTAGTGCAGGAGATGCGATGTAACaccgctagctagctaacctGGTGTCCCACCTTAAATTGTTACAGctcaaaatcaaacatttcGAAATTAATATTAAACCCAAACAGGGCTCCGGAACTTACCTAAAATAACACATAGCGTAAATCCGGTCAATAAACCACGCTTGCAGATGATATTTGACCATTTTGGCTCCATTGTGTTGTTGTAAACAGGAGTAgctcctctgctttttttttgctttttttgcgtCCAACCCGCAAGTCGTTTCTTCTTCGTGGGaagctgcggcggcggcggctgcgcaGTTGTAAATGCGGCTGTTTCCACCTGCAGGTCAACGGCTGCTACGACAGCCTGCGCGGATATTTAAAAACGCActttaaatgaataacaaaaatCCAATTGATTAGAAAAAAATTACAAACTTTGATGCAGtgtttacaaaatgaaaaaataagttTGTTTTGATGAACACATACATTCAGTGGGCTCTACTTAGATATGGTTTTCATTTAATCATATTCATCATTCAGCATGCTGACCATGCTTGCCCCTGattaaaaagctttacaaaTGCAACAAATACATTTAGCAGTGACCTTCAACCACTTTTTTGGCGTAAAAGCCACAAAGTAATTACAAGTCCTATTCAGGCTTATCTGGAGCGGATAATTAATTTAAGAAAGAGGAATCTGGATCTGGAGTTTTTTCTAAACCGGAAGCCATTTAATTTGTCAAGAAATGAGAATCAGTCCAACcctcatttaaatgttaaaggagaaaaaaacgccTAAAATGAAATGACAGAAGCTGCATCTGAAAACTCAAACCGTGCACtatttattgaaagaaaaaaagtacaagCCACATGATGCTCTTTGTTAGTCAGATGTTTAATATTGGGATTTAttacaaacaattaaaaaatgtgcTAAGGTCTATGATGCAAGACCAGAcagattaataaatatatttaatgttggACATCTTTACTGTTGACTGGACATGTTATGAAAGCTGCGAGTGTGTTTCATTTGTCGTGACTTTCTATTTATGCACATTGGGAGCTTTCAGAGCTTCAGACTCCAACACAGACACCAAACGTCTCCTTTTCAACGTCGACTCTGATCATGTTTGGGATTCAacgttgtttttctttaaaaaatctTTGATGAGGGTGCAGGAATCTTCATATTCAGCCCATGTGAGCCTCGAGTCAAATATGTCACCGTGGTACAAGGACCTTAATgtcacaaataaaaagaaaagcaccCAAAGCCGTGACGCAATAAGACCGCAAAAATCTCCTTTTAAGTTCCCCAGTTGTCAGTTTTTCATTCATACAAGCAACAAAAAACCACAAGCTTAAACAACAGTTATTCTGTCAGTGCAACATCCTCCCACAACACATCGCCAGAATCTTTCATAAATATCAACTCAACATATCTACACTATAGACATGTGCAAATCATGCACCAAAACAACAGTGATCGACACGTCCTTAACCCAAACAAAGCTGCTGATTGCATGTTTATCTCATTCATGTAAAACCATTGATCCATTGATCCATCCCACCATGTCATTCCACGACTATTCTTGAGCAACAATTCAACCGCTTACTCAACATTTCCTCCAGTCGAGGAGAGCTGGTGGCTGCTGGGAAATGGTTTTATAATTTGAACAGTAGAATATGATTCCTCTAAAAAGCATACTGTGgaaattgttttattctaatctgcattttaaaacacatttaaatagggatttgtgtgtgtgtgtcagcatcaAAGAGTTCAAACTGACAGGAGAGATATCCGCACACTTTGAGGCTACACTTCTTTAAAATCTattgtgtcggggggggggaactaatgCATTGGTTCTTTTAAGTTCTTTCCAGTTGAAAAGAACCTTTGGTCAGATAATTGAAGGCCTTCCTCCAGAACATTTGTGGTGTTGTTGGGTCAAATGtcccattgtttgttttgtaaagtTCCAGAACTGTTTCATTGAAGTCTTTCTAACACACTGTGATACAAATTAATgaaatggtggtggtggtttctTAGTTTTACAGGGAAACTTTTGCTCCTTTAAAGTGGCCTTAAATAAAGCCGTCTGGGGCACGAGAACTACCTGTGGTCCACGTGGTGTGATGCGGAGCTCCTTTGATggcatctaaaaaaaataagtagAAAAACCTCAAAGAGCTTTGAAATGACATGAagaaacttaaaaaataaatcaattaaaaaggaTCAGCGTTGGTATTAACATCCATTATTGTCCATTTAAACTTCTCTAGCAGATGCACTTGTGTGCTAACGAGACCGTGTTAATGTTTTGATGACACTTCCTTAGGCGTGTATTACTACAGTAGAAACCACACAAGCATTATTTGGAACTGCTACACCCCTCATTACCTTGTTGTCAGAGTCTCTAACAATGAACTGAAGCGGATATCTTCATAAAAAGGTCCTTTTACCTCACAGGAAACACCAGCCGTTTCAACACAGCGAGAGAAAATACTGACGCGGATTCTTTGAGGCGTCTAAAATAATCCCAAAGACCATCTACTGTAGTAAAATACACCGACTGTGTAGAAGTACCTCATACAAACAACACCTTTAACAATCAAGAAACATGGCTGAAAATAAAACTTAGCAACAACACATGAATGTTTCTTCACTATTTCTGCAGCttaaaacctaaaataaaataactgacATTAAGAACAGAGCAAAGATACAGTGGAAGATGTTTAAGATACGGAGAGTATTGctcaatttgtatttttatctgTGTTAAGGGATGTGTGAGTGGTTATTTTTTCCTACGAATCTCCTTCATCGTGACGAGAACAAAGTCACAGGAGAGGtgacagaaggaggaggaggaggccatcgAGTTATGCATCCAGTGGTTCTCTATGTTTACCTGGACAGAGAAGCTGCAGAGGGAAAGTGCTTTAGAAGACCACaaccctttcatttttttttttttttggttgagctAATACAGACAGTCGATTATCTACAGTAGAAACGAGACACGGGGCGACTCCCTCCTTTagttatttacattttcttttcttttttttttaaagtagtgttCTTCTTCATTATTCTTTCCACGGCGGCTTTCAAAAACTCTTCAAGGGCACAAAGAAGGCCTCGTCTTTTCAGACTCTTCCTCCGTCTTGGGtatcggggaggaggaggaggatcaatAATGTTATTGGGACCAGTgatgagagaaggaaggagggccGCTCGGTGGAATCATGTATCCGGGAGCTGGTTGATGTCCGTCAGGTTGGTGTCATTGAGGATGACTTTGATTCGATCCAACGACTCGGCCTGTCGAATCCGCTCCAGCTGCACCTGCACACGCATGCGCTCTGATTCATTCAGCGACGACACAAGACGCACGCGGACGGGTTAGATGGAGCCAATAAGACAACTCGCTCTTACCTGAAGGG
Encoded proteins:
- the mpzl1l gene encoding myelin protein zero-like 1 like isoform X1 gives rise to the protein MEPKWSNIICKRGLLTGFTLCVILGTSPSRAIDIYADPEVMIQNGTRGILRCTFKSSEVVSRKTSTTWSFQSSQPDNEFSKAPNTIFHFLDGEGFPGHADFKDRVQFVGDINKRDMSIELNPAQFSDNGTFFCDVKNPPDVTGTAARTELRVVVKESLPQSNTAIIAGAVSGALLLLVLVAVVACVVMRMHYSRHEYEGCSSLESASSQAPKPRKKAEPSLEVSRSTGPSGPLQVGAGGQKGIRWWPPCHWECVDLHPRFRSVDRVLIFI
- the mpzl1l gene encoding myelin protein zero-like 1 like isoform X2 — its product is MEPKWSNIICKRGLLTGFTLCVILGTSPSRAIDIYADPEVMIQNGTRGILRCTFKSSEVVSRKTSTTWSFQSSQPDNEFSKAPNTIFHFLDGEGFPGHADFKDRVQFVGDINKRDMSIELNPAQFSDNGTFFCDVKNPPDVTGTAARTELRVVVKESLPQSNTAIIAGAVSGALLLLVLVAVVACVVMRMHYSRHEYEGCSSLESASSQAPKPRKKAEPSLEVSRSTGPSGPLQGPVIYAQLDHSGSKHSFHKMEPVVYADIRKN